Proteins co-encoded in one Capsicum annuum cultivar UCD-10X-F1 chromosome 9, UCD10Xv1.1, whole genome shotgun sequence genomic window:
- the LOC107854742 gene encoding probable glutathione S-transferase parA — MEEEEVILLDYWPSPFGSTARIALAEKGTNYIHKLEDLSSKSPLLLEMNPVHAKVPVLVHKGKPICESDIIIQYIDEVWKNNFSLLPSDPYQRAKARFLVDFINKKVHESSVKIWMGANEEQEKGKEELIEWSKILEEELGDKLYFGGDVFGFVDITLVPFYNWFIVFKTIANFYIIETECPKLVMWGGRCLNRHSVSKSLPTKDQVYQAYLEFKKGWTHGQ; from the exons atggaagaagaagaagtgaTCCTTTTAGATTACTGGCCTAGTCCTTTTGGATCAACAGCAAGAATAGCCCTTGCTGAAAAGGGAACCAACTACATCCACAAGTTAGAAGACTTGTCCAGTAAAAGTCCTTTGCTTTTGGAAATGAACCCGGTTCATGCGAAAGTGCCTGTTCTTGTTCATAAAGGTAAACCTATTTGTGAATCGGATATCATTATTCAGTATAttgatgaggtttggaaaaataatttttccttattgcCTTCTGATCCGTACCAGAGAGCTAAAGCTAGGTTCTTGGTTGACTTCATCAATAAGAAG GTACATGAATCAAGTGTAAAGATATGGATGGGGGCAAATGAAGAGCAAGAAAAAGGTAAGGAAGAACTTATAGAATGGTCCAAGATTTTGGAAGAAGAGCTGGGAGACAAACTTTATTTTGGGGGAGATGTATTTGGATTTGTAGATATTACCCTTGTTCCTTTCTACAATTGGTTTATTGTCTTCAAGACCATTGCAAATTTCTACATAATTGAAACAGAATGCCCCAAGCTAGTGATGTGGGGAGGAAGGTGCTTGAATAGACACTCTGTATCTAAGTCTCTTCCTACTAAAGATCAAGTTTATCAAGCTTATTTGGAGTTCAAGAAAGGGTGGACACATGGTCAGTAA